The following coding sequences are from one Polynucleobacter sp. JS-JIR-II-50 window:
- the waaF gene encoding lipopolysaccharide heptosyltransferase II — translation MHGILIIAPNWIGDAVMTQPLLASLKEQYPEANIDVLASTWVAPIYRACSAVHEVIEAKFEHKQLQWGLRKQLAKELATKKYQACFVLPNSLKSALIPWLANIPFRVGYRGELRFGLINLSLDNPSKLNRPPMVEHYLALSQLLNEEQSASTTSNLVPKLNVSATADQSVQTKLLNAKVDPANIYVMCPGAEYGPTKRWPTSHFAQLAQKLITSNSLSQIILLGSKGDRALAQEIQSQANQDSHIHNWCGDTSLDEAIALIGMSKAVISNDSGLMHIAAALKTPQVAIFGSSDPAHTPPLSDKAKVIWLNLPCSPCHKRECPLGHLKCLNDILPEQVFATLNTLQL, via the coding sequence ATGCACGGTATTCTGATCATTGCCCCAAACTGGATTGGGGATGCTGTGATGACTCAGCCATTATTGGCATCCCTCAAAGAGCAATATCCAGAAGCAAACATTGACGTACTCGCCAGCACTTGGGTTGCTCCAATTTATCGCGCTTGCTCTGCAGTACATGAAGTCATCGAAGCTAAGTTTGAACACAAACAATTGCAGTGGGGCTTACGCAAACAACTAGCAAAAGAGCTGGCGACAAAAAAATATCAAGCCTGTTTTGTTTTACCCAATAGTCTTAAGTCAGCACTCATTCCCTGGCTCGCTAATATTCCCTTTCGGGTTGGCTATCGCGGTGAATTACGCTTTGGCTTAATCAACTTATCACTAGATAACCCTAGCAAGTTGAATCGCCCGCCTATGGTGGAGCACTATCTTGCATTAAGCCAACTTCTTAATGAAGAGCAATCTGCATCAACAACAAGCAATCTCGTACCTAAGTTAAATGTATCCGCTACCGCCGATCAATCGGTACAGACCAAATTACTCAATGCCAAGGTTGATCCAGCTAACATCTACGTAATGTGCCCAGGTGCCGAGTACGGCCCAACGAAACGCTGGCCCACAAGTCACTTTGCACAATTGGCGCAAAAACTCATTACTAGCAATTCGCTTAGTCAAATCATTCTTTTGGGTAGCAAAGGCGACCGCGCACTTGCTCAAGAAATTCAGTCCCAGGCAAACCAAGATAGTCACATTCATAACTGGTGTGGAGATACCTCGCTTGATGAAGCTATCGCCCTCATTGGCATGAGTAAAGCGGTTATCAGCAATGACTCTGGGTTAATGCACATTGCAGCAGCCCTCAAAACTCCTCAAGTCGCCATTTTTGGATCAAGCGATCCAGCCCACACCCCACCCTTGTCAGACAAGGCCAAGGTCATTTGGTTAAATCTCCCCTGTAGTCCATGTCACAAAAGAGAATGTCCACTGGGTCACTTAAAGTGCTTAAACGACATCTTGCCAGAACAAGTATTCGCTACACTAAATACATTGCAGCTATAA
- a CDS encoding zinc-finger domain-containing protein, whose translation MTQAQVVMVDGKDLPLHCPTNKTPAWNSHPRVFLDITETGDAKCPYCGTEYKLIPGTEPHGH comes from the coding sequence ATGACTCAAGCTCAAGTGGTTATGGTGGATGGCAAAGATTTACCTTTACATTGCCCCACCAATAAAACTCCAGCATGGAACTCACATCCACGCGTTTTTCTAGACATCACTGAGACCGGTGATGCCAAGTGTCCATACTGTGGCACAGAGTACAAACTCATTCCCGGCACTGAGCCGCACGGTCACTAA
- a CDS encoding nuclear transport factor 2 family protein, with the protein MTKLARLFHSADDVVEAWREALRHRDVQGALGIWLDDDSITCVLPEGHRLTGHAEIREGLERLLAKQPLFLEPIACISHSVLGAAVYDTTEAVHLRADQVEAEFFLNITLVLLQDSQGWRIAHLHASHSTDETFDAPSTPHGLH; encoded by the coding sequence ATGACCAAACTTGCCAGACTCTTTCATAGTGCGGATGATGTTGTCGAGGCATGGCGAGAGGCCTTACGTCATCGCGATGTTCAAGGCGCTCTGGGTATCTGGTTGGATGATGACTCCATTACCTGCGTTCTGCCCGAAGGTCATCGACTAACAGGTCATGCAGAAATTCGCGAGGGTCTAGAGAGATTGCTTGCTAAGCAACCTTTATTTTTAGAGCCTATCGCTTGCATTAGCCATTCGGTTTTAGGTGCTGCTGTATATGACACTACCGAAGCAGTTCATCTGAGAGCTGATCAAGTTGAAGCTGAATTTTTTCTGAACATCACACTCGTACTTCTACAAGACAGTCAAGGCTGGCGCATTGCACACTTGCATGCGAGTCACTCTACCGATGAAACCTTCGACGCTCCATCTACACCCCACGGCCTGCACTAA
- a CDS encoding DUF2946 family protein, with the protein MDDQVLRSLIKWPNVPDCYGWLALDRRGQWRMRDEFTQKNQLPGHVIQHAALNEFIIRNYACDEIGRYFFQNGPQRVFIALDTTPWIARIIPSETGPHLTNQCHQTMEPTAALSDEKGNIYIVSTVDQTIYGSNKNDNNQFVKRDSQTVALLHDHDLDHFSELAKLREEACSFGGSWNWQGKQLPLEPIHSEELASRFNYIAQPQP; encoded by the coding sequence ATGGATGATCAAGTGCTTCGGTCACTCATAAAGTGGCCTAATGTACCTGATTGCTATGGTTGGCTTGCTTTAGATCGTCGTGGTCAATGGCGCATGCGGGATGAGTTCACGCAAAAAAATCAGCTTCCTGGACATGTGATTCAACATGCTGCTCTCAATGAATTCATTATTCGCAACTACGCTTGCGATGAGATAGGCAGATACTTCTTCCAGAATGGTCCGCAACGTGTTTTTATTGCCCTAGATACAACCCCTTGGATAGCGCGAATCATCCCAAGTGAAACCGGTCCGCATCTTACCAATCAATGCCATCAAACTATGGAGCCCACTGCCGCTCTAAGCGATGAGAAAGGTAATATTTATATCGTTAGCACAGTAGATCAAACAATTTATGGCAGCAATAAAAACGACAACAACCAATTTGTTAAAAGAGATAGTCAAACAGTCGCTCTGTTACACGATCACGATCTCGATCATTTTTCTGAGCTAGCTAAGCTACGTGAAGAGGCTTGTAGCTTTGGCGGCTCCTGGAATTGGCAAGGCAAACAACTGCCTCTAGAACCCATTCACTCTGAAGAGCTAGCCTCTCGCTTTAACTATATAGCGCAGCCACAGCCTTAG
- a CDS encoding branched-chain amino acid transaminase, with translation MSMSDRDGFIWTDGKLIPWREANIHVLTHSLHYGMGVFEGIRAYKTPQGTAIFRLPEHVKRLFNGTKIFQMNMPYSPEEITNGIIDVVNSNKLEACYIRPIIFIGSQKLGISPKGNSIHTSIAAWEWGAYLGEDGLNKGIRVKTSSFTRHFVNSSLVRAKASGYYINSILANQEVTANGYDEALLLDTEGYVSEGSGENLFMVRNGIVYTPDLASCLDGITRDSIIQIAKDLGYEIREKRITRDEVYSADEAFFTGTAAEVTPIRELDDRTIGDGKRGPITEKIQKTYFDAVYGRNDQYKSWLTYVK, from the coding sequence ATGTCGATGTCCGACCGCGATGGCTTTATTTGGACTGATGGGAAGCTAATTCCTTGGCGCGAGGCCAATATTCACGTGTTAACCCATAGCCTGCACTACGGAATGGGCGTATTTGAGGGTATTCGAGCCTATAAAACCCCCCAGGGAACCGCTATTTTCCGCCTCCCAGAGCATGTAAAGCGCCTTTTTAACGGCACCAAGATCTTCCAAATGAACATGCCTTACAGCCCAGAAGAGATCACCAACGGCATTATTGACGTGGTCAACAGCAATAAGCTCGAAGCCTGCTATATCCGCCCAATTATCTTTATCGGCTCCCAAAAACTCGGAATCTCCCCTAAAGGCAATAGCATCCACACCTCGATCGCCGCCTGGGAATGGGGTGCTTATTTGGGCGAAGATGGCCTAAATAAGGGTATTCGGGTTAAAACCTCCTCATTTACACGTCATTTCGTCAATTCTTCACTCGTTCGCGCCAAGGCGTCGGGCTATTACATCAACTCCATTTTGGCCAACCAAGAAGTGACTGCCAATGGATACGACGAAGCTCTGTTGCTGGATACCGAAGGTTATGTTTCTGAAGGCTCCGGTGAAAACCTCTTTATGGTTCGCAACGGGATTGTGTACACGCCAGACTTGGCATCCTGCTTAGATGGCATCACACGCGACTCCATCATCCAGATCGCCAAAGATCTTGGCTATGAAATTCGTGAAAAACGCATCACTCGCGACGAAGTCTATTCTGCTGATGAAGCGTTCTTTACCGGTACTGCTGCTGAAGTAACTCCAATTCGCGAATTAGATGACCGCACCATTGGTGATGGCAAGCGTGGTCCTATCACTGAGAAAATTCAGAAGACGTATTTTGATGCGGTATACGGCAGAAATGACCAATACAAATCTTGGCTCACTTACGTTAAATAA